The following are encoded in a window of Arctopsyche grandis isolate Sample6627 chromosome 2, ASM5162203v2, whole genome shotgun sequence genomic DNA:
- the LOC143922511 gene encoding uncharacterized protein LOC143922511, translating to MQPEKLRRRSSILKPPKARNPLSDLDAEQNDAENDGTTFDKNKRVSFSSKKGVALFTMTDHGNTIWHNFYEEPNKPDVSETSDVAESLIQKLEASINQQRVSQGEQNAAEDMEDDDRCVNISAMINSLTKINSENVPDASCFNITNPFLSDRTEALINFQIKKDAPFNLTDGENKLEKLVTKQSPKSDVCDDSDMSITQTISIPVQIMTNESTKQKPIVANTFVYPDVRDKKETWMHDKENIQIPMYTKEFNDVENDMNAYNDRYARNDIQQDYENSSNENSIASTRNVMQKSCDLSITSALSQMINDICRM from the exons ATGCAACCAGAAAAATTGCGGCGGCGCTCTTCAATTTTAAAACCACCCAAAGCAAGAAATCCACTATCGGATCTGGATGCGGAACAAAATGATGCAGAGAATGATGGAACTacgtttgataaaaataaacgagTCAGCTTTTCGAGTAAAAAAGGAGTCGC GCTCTTCACAATGACCGATCATGGAAATACAATATGGCACAATTTTTACGAAGAACCAAACAAGCCGGATGTTTCCGAAACTAGTGATGTAGCCGAATCTCTCATTCAAAAGCTGGAAGCATCCATCAATCAACAGAGAGTGTCTCAAGGCGAGCAAAATGCCGCTGAGGATATGGAAGACGATGATCGGTGCGTGAACATCAGCGCTATGATAAACAGTCTGACGAAAATCAACAGCGAAAATGTTCCCGATGCGTCTTGTTTCAACATAACGAATCCTTTCCTATCCGACCGTACCGAGGCTCTcatcaattttcaaataaaaaaagatgcTCCGTTCAATTTGACGGATGGAGAGAATAAATTGGAGAAACTTGTAACTAAACAGTCGCCTAAAAGTGACGTGTGCGACGACAGCGACATGTCCATCACGCAAACTATTTCAATCCCCGTTCAAATCATGACGAATGAATCCACAAAGCAAAAACCCATCGTGGCGAATACTTTTGTTTATCCCGATGTAAGAGATAAAAAAGAAACATGGATGCACGataaagaaaatatacaaattccgATGTACACGAAGGAATTCAACGATGTTGAAAACGACATGAATGCTTACAACGATCGTTACGCTAGAAACGATATCCAACAAGACTATGAAAACAGCTCGAATGAAAACAGCATTGCATCGACTCGAAACGTAATGCAAAAGAGCTGCGATCTATCAATAACTTCCGCGCTCTCGCAAATGATCAAcgatatatgtagaatgtaa